TGTCGTTTATGAATATGGTGGGGACGTCTTCCTTGTACCTCCGGAAGAGGTCGTCGTTATCGGCGATATCGACCTCCTTCAGGTGAAAAGGAATCTCCGCATTAACCCTCCCGATGGTCGCCTTCACCTCTTTACAGAGGCCGCAGTCTTTCCTGGAGTAGACCTTGACGACAAGCCTTGTTGCCATAACCCCCCCCCCTTTCGGTCCGCTGACCG
This Thermodesulfobacteriota bacterium DNA region includes the following protein-coding sequences:
- a CDS encoding glutaredoxin family protein → VSGPKGGGVMATRLVVKVYSRKDCGLCKEVKATIGRVNAEIPFHLKEVDIADNDDLFRRYKEDVPTIFINDKKAFKFKVDEAEFRKMVRKEFIRAGISRIWNKKEQRT